Sequence from the Nocardia brasiliensis genome:
ACTGGACGGGCTGTCGAACCCGCGCACGCGGCGCCGCGGGCCCGCAACGGCGCACCTCGGGCAAATGGGCAGCTGATCAGCTAGAAAAGGCGACGCCAGATGTCGCCGGGTTGTGCCATGCTGGTTGAGATCGGAACCCGCACTCTCCAAAGGGGCGATGGCTATGGGCCTTGATAGCCCAGCTGCCCGCGAACAACTGGAACTCGAATTGGTGCGCGAAGTGGTGCTGGCTCGGCGCAAGCTGGACAGCACGGTGCTCGCCGCACTCACCCTCGGCGCCGAGTTGCTCGAGCACACCTCCGAACGTGCGACCGCGATGCGTGCCGCGCGGATTCTCGAGCAGTTCGCGATCGACGAGGTCGCGGTCGCGCGCGATCCGCGCGGCGCGTTACGTGCCGACCTGGCCCGAGATCACGAGCGAGCCAAACAGATCGGACTCGAACCCGACGATCCGTCGGCCGAGCAGTCCGAACAGGATCGGCGCAGGCAGCAGCAGGCCGCACTGCTCTGCGAGGTGCGCGCCGATCTGCTCGACGTGGTGGCCAAGTGCCGCAAGTTCCGGCTCGACCGCGTCGCCTTCGACGAGGAGATCGCGCAGGGCCTGTGCGCGGCCACCGACAAGCTGGTGATCGGTGCCGATATGGACACCTATCAGGCGTGGCAGCGCGGCATGGTGCTGAAGTTGATCGAGGAGCCGGTGGCCTCGGGCCCGCCGCGGGTGATGGCGACGGTCGACGCCGGGCCGGGCCGCGGCCAGCTCACCGTCGAATGGGACAGCTGCGAGAGACGGTTGGCGCTGGTCGCGCGCATGGCCAGAGCCGGGGTGGCGCCGGTGGTCATCTGCGATCGGCTACTCGCGGATCTATCGGTGTCCTCGCCGCTGCGTTATTCGGTCCGCTGAGCGGGCCCGCGCGGTAGTCCGGAGTCGCGATCGGCCGCCTACCCGCGTGCCGGTCTGTACCAAGCAAACGCTTGGTTGTATTATGGCCGATGTGACGGCACCCGACGCTTCGAAATCAGCACGGCGCAATGAACTGCTCACACTGGCGGCCGAACTGTTCGCCGAACGTGGACTGCGCGCCACCACCGTGCGCGATATCGCCGACGCGGCCGGGATTCTATCCGGGAGCCTCTATCACCATTTCGACTCCAAGGAATCGATGGTGGACGAGATCCTGCGCGGCTTCCTGGACGACCTGTTCGGGCACTACCGTGAGATCGTCGCCGCCGGGCTCAGCTCGCGAGACACCTTGGAAGCCTTGGTGATCGCGTCCTACCAGTCCTTCGACCGGCATCACGCCGCGGTGGCGATCTATCAGGCCGAGGCGAAGCGACTGCGCACCGCCGAACGGTTCACCTACATCGCCGACTACAACCGCGAATTCCGCGAACTCTGGCACCGCGTGCTGACCAACGGCGTGCAGGACGGCAGCTTCCGGCCCGAGATCGACGTGGAACTGGCTTACCGGTTCCTGCGCGACACGGTGTGGGTCGCGGTGCGGTGGTATCAGCCGGGTGGCCCGATCACCGTCGACAACCTCGCCAAGCAGTATCTGACCATCGTGCTCGACGGGCTGACCGCCGCCGAAAACGGCTAGGCCCCAAGCACATCACGTAGGAGTTCACCGATGTCCGCACCCTCCGCTCCCCGCCGCCCCTACACCCCGCTGCGGGACGCCTACGTGATCGATGCGGTGCGCACGCCGGTCGGCAAGCGCGGCGGCGCCCTGGCCGCCGTGCACCCGGCCGACCTCGGCGCGGCCGCGCTGCGTGGCCTGCTGGATCGCAACTCGATCGACCCCGGCAACGTCGACGACGTGATCGTCGGCTGTGTCGACAACATCGGCCCGCAGGCGGGCAATGTCGGGCGCACCGCGTGGCTGGCCGCCGGGTATCCGGAAGAGGTCCCCGGCGTCACCGTCGACCGGCAGTGCGGATCCAGCCAGCAGGCCATCAATTTCGGCGCGCAGGCCATCATGAGCGGTACCGCCGAGGTGATCGTCGCGGGCGGGCTGCAGAACATGAGCGCCATCCCGATCTCGGCCGCCATGCTGGCAGGCAAGGAGTACGGCTTCGATTCGCCGTTCGTCGGCGCCGCGGGCTGGGACCACCGCTACGGCACTGCCGAGGTCACCCAGTTCCGTGCCGCCCAGCTGATCGCCGAGAAGTGGAACATCACCCGCGAAGACATGGAGCGCTGGGCGCTGCGCAGCCACGAGCGGGCCCGCGACGCGATCAAGAACGGCCGGTTCGACCGCGAGATCGTGCCGGTCGGTGACTTCTGGATCGACCAGGGGCCGCGCGAGACCACGCTGGAGAAGATGGCGTCGCTGCCGCCGCTGGCAGAGGGCAGCCCGTTGACCGCGGCCGTCGCCAGCCAGATCTCCGACGGCGCCAGCGCCACCCTGCTCGCCTCCGAGTGGGCCGTCGAGGCCTACGGTTTGCGCCCGCGCGCCCGGATCCATCACGTCAGCGCGCGCGGCGCCGACCCCATCTTCATGCTCACCGCGCCGATCCCCGCGACGAAGTGGGCGCTGGAAAAGAGCGGCCTCAGCATCGAGGACATCGACGTCATCGAGATCAACGAAGCCTTCGCCCCTGTCGTGCTGGCCTGGCTGAAGGAAACCGGCGCCGACCCCGACCGGGTCAACGTCAACGGCGGCGCCATCGCCCTCGGCCACCCCCTTGGCGCCACCGGCGCCAAACTCTTCGCCACCCTGCTCAACGAACTCGAACGCCGCAACGGCCGCTACGGCCTACTCACCATCTGCGAAGGCGGCGGCACCGCCAACGCAACCATCATCGAACGCCTAACCCCATAGCTGGTACTCCGGTCCAGTCCGTGCTGCGGTCGACGCGCCCGCCACGGGCTCCTTCCCGCAAAGCTTGATGGAACCGATCGATCGACTGCTACGTCCAAGTCTTTGACAGGTCAATCGGAGGAGTAGCTGTCACCCGAAGCGAGGAGGGAGCGATGGTGTCGAAGTCCTCGGAGTTCTCGGTAGTTCCTGCCGAGGTAACTGACGCGGGTAGGTTCGTGCAGTTGACTGCGGAGTCGTTGGTGAACGGGCTGCGCTCGCTGGACACTGATATCGAAGTGTTGCTCGAATCGTGGGAAGGCACCTCCGCTGACGCTTACGGTGCGGGATGGACCGAGGCCAAGCGTGGTGCGGATACAGTGCTGGAGGCGCTTACCGTAATGGCGGAGATGCTCGGCGTAACCACTCAGGCGCTGCATAATCACGACCAGACGCGCGCAGAACAAACCAGTTCGCTCGAGCTGCCCTAGAGAAGGGGTCTCGTGGACAACACACAGCCCTTTCAAGTGAGCTTGGTTGAGCTGGAGCAGATTACGGCTCGACTCGGCGGGTTCATCGGCTTTTTGTCGGATAGTTTGGCGGGGCTGCAGCAACGGATCGACACGGTGCAGCAGAGTTGGAACGGGTCTGCCGCAGATGCGCAGGCGGAGGCGTTTCGACTGTGGATAACAGGCGCGACGGACGTGACCGAGGGAATCGCGGCCATGAAACAGGCGGCCGTGGATGCCCATGACCGATACAGTTCCGCAGCAGCCGCGAATCTTCGAATGCTCGGCAGAGGGTAGTAGATACCGTGACCGAGTTCAACGTCGATCCGCTTGTCTACGTCAGCTCCGCGTCCAATCTACATACCGCAGCCGTTGACTTTCACGCTGATTTCCAAGCCCAGATGGCAGCTCTGCAGAGCACCCGGGATATGGGCGGCAGCGTCGGGGAGTGTTCGTGGCAAGCTGCAACGCATCATGGATATCGCGAAAAGGGCGGTCAAGCTGGGTGCTCCAGAGCGGCCCAGTCATATACCCAAGGATTGGGAAGCGCGTCTAGCTGATAACGGAAAAGGCTGGGTGTGGCAGAAGCCGGGTTCCGCATTCAACCAGAACACCTTTCGGGACGCGCTGCCGGACAAGAATTATCCGAATGGATATGTGCGCTTCTACAATGATCAGGGCCAACCCATAAAATTGGATGGAAAGCCGGGTGGTAACGCGGAAACGCATATCCCCAAGAATCCGGATGGTACGTATCCGAAACCGAAGGGCTGGTGAAGATGGAACTGCAACTGGGAATCACGGGCCAACGGGTGGCGGAAGTGGTCGTGGGGTTCACGATCACAATACGGTTCGGCGAACCCGTTGAATTCGAACTGCAGATCGAGGGGGATCCTAGGTTTCGTACTACGACTGGAAATCTGTTGAGTGTCACCGCCGAGAATTATGCGGATATCGATGCGGACCTGGAGTCACTTGTCGGTTCTGCTGTGACCAGGGCTGTCGCCAGCGAGGCCGACGGGCTGAGTCTCGAATTCGATTCCGGGGCTGCGCTGCATGTTCCTGTACATGCGAAGTATGAGGCCTGGGGGATTGTGGGGATCGATGGGTCGAGGGTCATCAGTCTGCCGGGTGGCGAACTCGCCGTGTGGTCTGCGCGTGCGTAACCTCGGTCGGCCCGGTGGATACGGGGGACCGAGGGTCGGTCAGGGTTTGTCGGCGGGTTCTAGGAGGACGGCGGTGCCGTAGGCGGCTACTTCGCTCATGGTGTTGGCGATCTCGTTGCAGTCGAAGCGCATGGCGAGGATGCCGTTGGCGCCGAAAGACATGGCGTGCTGGCACATTCGCATGATCGCCTCGTGGCGGGAGTGGTAGAGCAGCTGGGTGTACTCGGTGATCTCGCCGCCGCCGAGCGAACGGAAACCGGCGGCGAGGTTCGAGCCGAGGCCGCGGCTGCGCACGGTCAGGCCCGCGACCTCGCCGAACACCCGCGCGACCCGGTGGCCCGGCACGTCGTTCATCGTGGAGACGAGGATCGGAAACTGCGGGCCCGGCTGCTGTGGCGGCTGCTGCTGGTATCCCGGCGGCGGCTGCTGGAACCCGGGCTGCTGCTGCGGGTAGTGCGGTTGCTGCGGCGGCATCGGCTGGTTCATGAGCGGGATCGTACGGCCGGCGCCGCGAACACGGAAGTTTGCCCGCCCGGCCGATCCCCGGCACGCCGGGATCGCGCACCGGGCATTGACCACGCGAAATGCCCCGGATCCCGGCGGGAACGGGGCATTCGCGTGGGTGCTCAGAGGTGCTTCTGCAACGCCTCGATCCGGTCGGCCGCGTCGGTGACGATCCGATCGATCAGCTCCGCGCAGGTGGGCAGGTCCTCGATGATGCCGGTGACCTGGCCGGCGGCGAGCACACCAGCCTCGGTGTTGCCCTCGACCAGCCCGGCGCGCAACAGCATCGGCGTATTGGCCGCCATGACGACCTGAGACCAGCTGAGATCCTTGGTCTTTCGCATCGCAAGCCCGTCACGCACCAGGGTGGGCCAGCTCATACCGGTCATGCTCTTGAACTTCGCCGCGTTCGCGACCGCCGCGGCCAGCCCGCGCACACGACCCGAATGTTCCAGGCGCCGCACCAGTTCGGTGTTCAGCACCCGGTGCGGCATGCCGTCGACCTTGGTGGAGACTACGGTGTCCTGCAGCTGCCGGGACAGGTACTCCCGCTTGACCGCGTCCGGCACGGTGCTCTCCTGGGTGAGCAGGAACCTGGTGCCCATCGCGACGCCCGCCGCACCATAGGACAGTGCGGCGGCCAGCCCGCGGCCGTCGAAGAATCCACCGGCGGCGACTACCGGGATGTCGACCGCGTCCAGCACCGAGGGCAGCAGCAGCGTGGTGGCCACCGGCCCGGTGTGCCCGCCGCCCTCGCCGCCCTGCACGATGACCGCGTCCGCGCCCCACGCGGCGACCTTCACCGCGTGCTTGGCCGCGCCGATCGACGGAATCACCACCACCCCGGCGGCTTTCAGCTCGGCGATGAGCTCCTGCTTGGGCGCAAGCGCGAACGACGCGACGGCGACCTTTTCCCGGATCAGCAGGCTGATGCGTTCGGGCGCGTCCGCGGCGTCGGCGCGGATGTTCACACCGAACGGTTTGTCGGTGTGCGCCTTAGTTTTCGCGATCGCCGCCTCGAGCTCCGGATAGGTCATGGTGGCGGAGGCGAGGATGCCCAACCCGCCCGCTTCGGCGGTGGCCGCGACCAGGCTCGGGCCAGCCACCCAGCCCATGCCGGTCTGCACCACGGGATGCTCGATGCCGACCAGTTCGGTCAGCGCCGTGCACAACCGCGGGGTGGCCGCGCTCATGGCTGCACCTCGCTGGCGCTCGGTTCCGTCATGCGCGATGCGCGCCGTGTCATGATCCGCTCTCTTCGTTCGCTCATGCGGGCACCTCGGTCTCGCGAAGCTTCTTGGGATCGAGCACATCCCGGATCAACCGCAGCTCCTCGTCGGTCGGCAACCGCGTTTCGCCCGCGTCGGCGAGCCCGGCGATCTCGAACCCGGTGTTCTCGGCGACCTCGGCGACGGTGACGCCGGGATGCAGACTCCGCGCCCGCATGGTGTGGTCCGGGCCGGCGAAGTCGAAGACACCGAGGTTGGTCACCACCCGGTGCAGGTGGTGGAACCGGAACGCCGGATTCGACGGGTCGATCTTGTCGTAGCCGACGCCGGAGACGATGTCGACGCGGTCGGTGAAGACCCGGCTCGTGTGCCGGGAAACCCAGTAGCTGGTCGCGTGATTGATGGTGTTGCCCGGCGCGCCACGTACCCCGAACATCTGCCGGGTCGGCCGCTGCAGCGCGCCGAACGCGGACAGATTCTGGTTGCCGAACCGATCGATCTGATTGGCGCCCATCACCACGTGCCGCCGCCCGGAGGCCACCACGTCGAAGACCTTGCGGAACGGAATCCACCCCTCGATCGGCGCCTTGCCGCCGATGGGCGGGGTCTCGGCGAGGAACAGGGCCTCACCGTCGGAGATGAGCAGATCGGGTTCGGTGGTGAGCCGCGCCAGCCTGGCGCCGAGGATCGACATGGGCGACATCGGGCTGGCCATGATTTCGCCCGCGCCGCTGAAGATTTCGGCGCAGGCGACCGCGCACACCTCGGCGCGGGTGATGGTCTCGGCGGCCGCGCCGCCGACGGCATCGCCTTGTGCTGCGGTCATTTCTGGGCCTCCTCGGCGAACTCGCGGACGGCGGCCTGGTACTCGTCTTCGGAAACCGCCAGGTACTTGTCGACGAACTGCTGCCACGCCTGCGGGCTCTTCGCCGACTGCGCGTAGTGCTTCTGGAACTTCTCGTCGCGCCCGTAGCTGTCGCCCGCCAGCGTGAAGTGCGCGCCGCCGGGGGCCTCGACCACCCCGTCCACCATCATCCGGTTGAGCAGCAGTGCTTGCAGCGGCACGGTTTTCACCAGTTCGTCGGTCTCGACGATGCGCTCCACCGAGACGTAGCGGCGCTCGGCCGCCAGGCAGTACAGATCGTCGAAGTACGGCTCGACGCCGGTGTAGGCGGCGTTGCCGTGCTTGTCGCCGAGGTTCAGGTGCACCAGTGCCGCATCGAGATTCAGCGCGGGCATGGCGATCAACGTCTCGGCGTCGGCGTACGGCGAAGTGACCGTGCGCAATTCGCCGTCCCAGAAGTCGGGCACGTCCGAGCCGAGGCCGGCTCGGATCGGCAGGAACGGCAGCCGGGCGGCCGCGGCCTCCAGCCCGCACTTGAGCATGCCCTCGTCCATTTCGCGGGCGACCAGCGCACCGCTGGTGCGTGCGTGCGCGAACCACGGATCGTAGAACGGCGGCGAATCCAGCGATACGAACCCGTAGTAGGCCTTGCGCACCTTTCCGGCCGAGCACAGCAGGCCGAGGTCGGGCCCGCCGTAGCTGACCACGGTGAGGTCGGTGAGCTCCGAGCGCAGGATGGCGCGCACCAGCGCCATCGGCTTGCGCCGCGAACCCCAGCCACCGATGCCGATGGTCATTCCGCTGCGCAACTCGCCGACGATCTCGTCGAGCGACATTCGCTTGTCTCGCATGACTTCTGAACTCCCTATTTCTCGGCCTTGCGCGCGGCCAGGTCGTCGTCGAACCGGGCGCGGATCTCATCGGCGACACCGGCGAGGTTGAGCTCGAAGGTGAAGCCCTGCTCGTAGCGGTAGCTGCGGTGCACGTCCTGGCCGTCGATGCCGTTGAGCGCGCGCTTGGCCGCCCGGATCACCCGGCCGTCCTTGGCGGCGATGTTCTTGGCGAGTTCCATTGCCGCGGCATCGAGTTCGGCCCGCGGCACCACCTGATACACCGAGCCGTAGTGCTGCAGCTGCTGGGCGGTGATGGTGCTCGCCGTGTAGAACAGGGCGCGCATCAGATGCTGGGGCACCAGCCGGGACAGGTGCGTGGCCGCGCCGAGCGCGCCGCGGTCCACCTCGGGCAGGCCGAAAGTGGCGTCGTCGGAAGCGATCACGACATCGGCGTTGCCGACCAGGCCGATGCCGCCGCCGAGGCAGAAGCCCTGCACCACCGCGATCACCGGCACCGGGCAGTCGTAGACCGCCGCGAACGCCTCGAAACAACCATGATTCGCGTCGATCAGCGCCTGATGGCCTGGCTTGCTCTGGATCTCCTTGATGTCGACGCCCGCGTTGAAACCGCGATTGTCCGCGCGCAGCACCACCACTCGGGTCTCGGGATCGCGGCCCGCCGTGCGCAGTGCGTCGGCGATGGCGAACCAGCCGTCCGTCGGTATCGCGTTGACCGGCGGGTAGTCGACCGTGACCACGGTGATGCCGGTTGATTCGGAGTGACGGTTGATCCCCATCGCCTATCCCATCGTGAGTAGCTCGGCTTGTGAATAATCCAACCCAGTGGCAAAGCAAGCAGTTGCTTGGTAGGTTAGCACGGTGGCACTCGAAATCGATCTGATCGATCGCGTCGTCCTGGTGACCGGTGGCGTGCGCGGCGTAGGCGCGGGGGTGAGCCGGACGTTCCTCGCGGCGGGCGCGACCGTGGTCGCCTGTGCCCGTCGCCCGGCCGAGGTCCCGATCGAGGTGGACGGCCGCGCCATCGAGTTCCTGCCCTGTGATGTGCGCGACGCGGACGCGGTGCGCGCGCTGATCGATACGATCGTCGAGCGGCACGGCCGCCTCGACCACCTGGTGAACAACGCGGGCGGTGCGCCCTTCGCCCTCGCCGACACGGCGAGCAAGAACTTCCACGCCAAGATCGTCGAGCTGAATCTGCTCGCGCCGCTGCTGGTCGCCCAGGCCGCGAACGCGGTGATGCAGCGGCAGCCCGGCGGCGGCTCGATCGTGAACATCTCGAGCGTCAGCGGGCACCGCCCGTCGCCGGGCACCGCGGCCTACGGCGCGGCCAAGGCGGGCATGGACAGCTTGACCGCGTCGCTCGCGGTCGAGTGGGCCCCCAAGGTGCGGGTCAACTCGCTCGTCGTCGGACCGGTCGTCACCGAACTGAGCCAACTGCACTACGGCGACCAGGACGGTATCGACGCGGTGGGGGAGACGATCCCGCTCGGCCGGATGGCCGAGCCGGACGATATCGGCCGCTGCGCCGTCTTCCTGGCCTCGGAGCTGGCGGGCTACGTCAGCGGGGCCAGGCTGCTCGTGCACGGCGGCGGCGAGCGCCCGGCGTTCCTGGCCGCGTCCACCGCCGACGTCGGCACACAGCAGTCCTGAACACATCGGACCCACACGAAGAGGACACAGGTATGGACACCGAGCAGATCTGCGCAGGGCGCACCGTCATCGTGACCGGTGCGGGTCGTGGCATCGGCCGGGCGCACGCGCTCGCCTTCGCCGCCGCCGGGGCGCGGGTGGTGGTCAACGATCTCGGCTCGGCGCTCGACGGCGCGGCGACAGGGGAGAGCCCGGCCGAACAGGTCGTCGCCGAGATCGAGGCGATGGGCGGCGCTGCCGTGGCCAACGGCGACGACGTCGCCGATTGGCAGGGCGCGCAACGCCTTATCCGTCAGGCCGTTGACACCTTCGGCGGGCTGGACGTGCTGGTCAACAACGCCGGGTTCGTGCGCGACCGGATGCTGGTCAATCTCGGTGAAGAGGAATGGGACGCGGTCATTCGCGTGCACCTCAAGGGCCACTTCGTCACCATGCGGCACGCGATCGAGTACTGGCGCGGCGAGTCGAAGGCCGGTCGCCCGGTCGACGGCCGCATAATCAACACCAGCTCCGGCGCCGGCCTGCAGGGCAGTGTCGGCCAGGGCAACTACGGCGCGGCCAAGGCGGGTATCGCCGGTCTCACACTCACCGCCGCCGCGGAGTTCGCGCGCTACGGGGTCACTGTGAATTCCATCGCACCGGCGGCGCGCACCCGGATGACCGAAACGGTGTTTGCCGAGACCATGGCCAGGCCTGACGCCGGCTTCGACGCGATGGCTCCGGAGAACATTTCGCCGCTGGTCGTCTGGCTCGGCAGCGCGCGGTCGAAGGGCGTCACAGGCCGCATGTTCGAGGTCGAAGGCGGTAAAGTGGCCTTGGCAGAGGGGTGGCGGCACGGCGTCGCGGTGGACCGCGGTGCCCGGTGGGATCCGGCCGAGCTCGGCCCCGTGGTGGCCGACCTGATTGCCAAGGGGATGCCGCCGGAACCGGTGTACGGGGCCTGATCTGGCACCACCCTTCTTTCTGCGCCGGTAACGATAGGGGTTTACTATGGCCCCCGTCCGTTGAAAATCCCGTGTGAGCGTCGCGACCGGGAAGTTCTGCGCTTTGCAATTGAGGGGAAGGCTCGACGCATGGCCGTTGGTCGCACGTTACGTGTGCTTGCAGTAGCGGGGACCGTGGCCGGTTTCGCGCTGCTGGGCCCGGTAGCGGCCGAGGCACAGCCGTCGACTGGGGGCTGTCCCCAGTGCGCCGCCGACCCCACTCCGCCGCCGTACGACAGCGGTGGCCCCTGGTATCCCCTGTCCGTGCCCGGACAGCCCAGCGACGTCAGCGCGGTGCCTACCAATCCCGCTATCGGGACCGGCTCGGCGACCGGCTCCGCCGCGGCGGGTGGTTCGGCCGCCGCCGGTTCCGCGGCGGCGGGTGGTTCCGCGGCCGCGGGTTCCGCGGGCGCCGCCACCGGGTCCGCGGGTCTCGGCATTCTGCTCGGTTCCGGCTCGGCGGGTCTCGGCGTGACCCTCGGCAGCGGCTCGGCCGGCCTCGGCGTTGTGCTCGGTTCCGGATCGGCCGCGCTCGCCGGGACCGGTTCGGCAGGCCTCGGCGCCGCCGCAACGGGTTCTGCCGCAGTCGGTTCCGCCGGTGTCGGCGTCGGCACGACCGGTTCCGCCGCGGTGGGCTCGGCCGGTGTCGGTTCTGCCGCGGTGGGTTCGGCGGGTGTCGGCTCCGCGGGTGTCGGTTCGGCAGGCGTGGGTTCTGCCGCGACGGGTTCTGCCGCAGTCGGTTCCGCCGCGGTGGGTTCTGCCGCGGTCGGTTCCGCGACGCCGCTGCTCCTGCTGCTGATCCCGATTCCGCCGCCGCCCGCTCCTCCGGTGCTGCCCCCGATCGCGGTGCCGCCGGTGCCCTCGCCCGCGGTGCCAGCCATTCCGCTGCCCGTGCTCGCGCCGGTTCCGGCCGCGGCGCCCGCCGCCGTGCCGCCGCCCGCCCCGCCCGCACCCGCGGCCCCGCCGCAGGCCGCGCCCGCCAAGCCCAACCCCGACGTGCGCCCCACGAGCGCCAACGACGGCCTCCCGAAGCCGAAGCTGCTCTCGGTGGTCGGCGGCCTGATCGCCCTCGGCCTCGCCGGTGCGGGCTCGGGCGCCGTCAGCTTCCAGGGCGCCGCGGCCGCACAGGCCCGCGTCGACGCCGCCCGTGCCATGTTCTTCCCGAGGCCGTGAGGGGGTGGGCATGAGTGAGCGGAGCGAGCGAATCGTGTCACAGCGTGCGGCACGCATGCCGGAACCGAGCGTCAGCGAGGTGCGGGCATGAGTGAATCGAAGACGCAGAGTACTTCGCGGTCGTACCGGCGGGTGGCCGCGGCCGTGGACGCGGTGTGCGCGGTCGCGGCGGACTCCGACGCCACCACGCTGGACGAGGTGGTGCTCGCCATCGCGAGCGAGCGGCGGCGGGAAATCGAAATCGCCAGTGCGAATTTGGGGCCGGGGGTGTGCGGTCAGCGCCGGTTCTATCCCGATCGGGACGTGATCGTGCTCGCCGAGTCGCTACCGAGCCGCGAGCACACGCTCGCGCATGAGCTCGGCCACATCGTGTTCGATCACGAGGGTGCGCCTGCCCCCGAGGTGACACTCGAGGCGAGCGACGATCTGATCGCGTACATGCTGAGTCAGCGGGCACACCAGCAGATCGTCGACGACGGCGCGGACGAGCTCGCCGAGTGGGAGGCGGAGACGTTCGCCGCCATGCTGATGACCCGGCTGCGGGTATTCAACAGCCGAGGCGCAGGCGTCTCGGTCCTTCGATTCGATGAGGCGCTGGGATGACCCTCTGGTTGACGGCACTGCTGGTCTGGATGGCGGCAGGGGCCAGGGTGGGGCGTGTGCTGGTGAAGCCGGCCACGACGGCCCGGGTGGCCATCGTGATCGCCGTGGCCGCCGTCGCGCTGGCCGCGACCGTGGCGGTGCCGGAGATCGCGGTGGCGATCGACAACCTGGTGCCCGGCGGCGTGCACGCGGGCTGGCTTTCCGACGGCGTCGTGGTGTCGGCGTGGATCGCCTTCGTGACGGCCACCTCGGTGGTGGCCTCCGCGGCGTGGCCGGTGGTGTCGCGGCGCAACCTGCGCCAGGTCGCGCTGGTGATCTACAGCCTCGGTCTGTCCACGGTGGCCGCGACCATCGCGTGGTCGTTCACCTTCGGCTGGGAGGTGGTCGCGTTCGGCGCGGTGTTCATCGTCATCACCGGGCTGCGCAACCTCGACTGGACCACGCTCGGTCGCGGCATCGCGATCTACACCACGGGCACCGCGATCGTGGCAGTGCTTGCGGTACTTCAGGTTCGGCGCGCGTTCAACGATGTGCCCCGGGTCGCACCGGGCAATCCGACCTGGGCCTGGCCCGCGTGGGAGGCGGCGAGTCTGCTCATCGCGTTCGGCGCGGTCTGGATCGTCGTGGAGCTGTGGGTGCGAGCGCGGGTGCTGCTGCGCCAGATTCGGCTGCTGCATCGGATCATGGTCGGCCGCTTCCCCGAGGTCGTCGCGCACGACCAGACCGGAACCTCCACTCAGCTGCGGGCTTCGGACCAAGTGGCGCAGATCATGGACGCGCTCTACCTCCAGTCCGGCGGCGGCGTCGTGCTCGCCGCGGTGGCCCCGCCGCCGCGGTCGATCACGGAGCGGGCGGGCACTGTGGCGGAGTGGGCGAGAAACCCTTTGGGCGACGTGACAATCGATGCACGGTGGATTGCTCCGCCGGAGGGGATTAGTCCGCGCGGTTGGGTCCAAGCCATCGCCCGGGCATATGACGCGACAACCTTGGAGCACGCCCGAAATTGAGCTAGGCGGTCTGTTCCGCCGGTATTCGGCGCATCCGTAGACACCCGGGGATCGGCGTTGCGGCCCCCGGGTCGAGTTCTGCCCGGTGCACGATGACTTTCCGAGGCTTGCACGAAATCAGGCGCCCGAGATAACCGGCGCATCAGTCTGTTCCGAGATAGTCGAATGCGGATCGCACGCGCGTGTGATCAGATACCGCAAGCACCCTTGACGCGGCAAGCCCCTATTACCGTGGGCGCGCCATCGTGCATTGTCCAGCGTGTCAACGCATAACACAGCACAGTGCGACCCGTCGGGCCGCACTGTGCTTCGTGCAAGTGAACCTATTCGGTTCCATCCGGAGGAATTTCGGGCAAGCCTTCACTTGCCCGCAACTTCTCCGCCA
This genomic interval carries:
- a CDS encoding TetR/AcrR family transcriptional regulator; its protein translation is MADVTAPDASKSARRNELLTLAAELFAERGLRATTVRDIADAAGILSGSLYHHFDSKESMVDEILRGFLDDLFGHYREIVAAGLSSRDTLEALVIASYQSFDRHHAAVAIYQAEAKRLRTAERFTYIADYNREFRELWHRVLTNGVQDGSFRPEIDVELAYRFLRDTVWVAVRWYQPGGPITVDNLAKQYLTIVLDGLTAAENG
- a CDS encoding acetyl-CoA C-acetyltransferase produces the protein MSAPSAPRRPYTPLRDAYVIDAVRTPVGKRGGALAAVHPADLGAAALRGLLDRNSIDPGNVDDVIVGCVDNIGPQAGNVGRTAWLAAGYPEEVPGVTVDRQCGSSQQAINFGAQAIMSGTAEVIVAGGLQNMSAIPISAAMLAGKEYGFDSPFVGAAGWDHRYGTAEVTQFRAAQLIAEKWNITREDMERWALRSHERARDAIKNGRFDREIVPVGDFWIDQGPRETTLEKMASLPPLAEGSPLTAAVASQISDGASATLLASEWAVEAYGLRPRARIHHVSARGADPIFMLTAPIPATKWALEKSGLSIEDIDVIEINEAFAPVVLAWLKETGADPDRVNVNGGAIALGHPLGATGAKLFATLLNELERRNGRYGLLTICEGGGTANATIIERLTP
- a CDS encoding WXG100 family type VII secretion target, translated to MVSKSSEFSVVPAEVTDAGRFVQLTAESLVNGLRSLDTDIEVLLESWEGTSADAYGAGWTEAKRGADTVLEALTVMAEMLGVTTQALHNHDQTRAEQTSSLELP
- a CDS encoding WXG100 family type VII secretion target, which produces MDNTQPFQVSLVELEQITARLGGFIGFLSDSLAGLQQRIDTVQQSWNGSAADAQAEAFRLWITGATDVTEGIAAMKQAAVDAHDRYSSAAAANLRMLGRG
- a CDS encoding DUF6188 family protein, yielding MELQLGITGQRVAEVVVGFTITIRFGEPVEFELQIEGDPRFRTTTGNLLSVTAENYADIDADLESLVGSAVTRAVASEADGLSLEFDSGAALHVPVHAKYEAWGIVGIDGSRVISLPGGELAVWSARA
- a CDS encoding YbjQ family protein, with protein sequence MLVSTMNDVPGHRVARVFGEVAGLTVRSRGLGSNLAAGFRSLGGGEITEYTQLLYHSRHEAIMRMCQHAMSFGANGILAMRFDCNEIANTMSEVAAYGTAVLLEPADKP
- a CDS encoding NAD(P)H-dependent flavin oxidoreductase → MSAATPRLCTALTELVGIEHPVVQTGMGWVAGPSLVAATAEAGGLGILASATMTYPELEAAIAKTKAHTDKPFGVNIRADAADAPERISLLIREKVAVASFALAPKQELIAELKAAGVVVIPSIGAAKHAVKVAAWGADAVIVQGGEGGGHTGPVATTLLLPSVLDAVDIPVVAAGGFFDGRGLAAALSYGAAGVAMGTRFLLTQESTVPDAVKREYLSRQLQDTVVSTKVDGMPHRVLNTELVRRLEHSGRVRGLAAAVANAAKFKSMTGMSWPTLVRDGLAMRKTKDLSWSQVVMAANTPMLLRAGLVEGNTEAGVLAAGQVTGIIEDLPTCAELIDRIVTDAADRIEALQKHL
- a CDS encoding CoA-transferase subunit beta, whose translation is MTAAQGDAVGGAAAETITRAEVCAVACAEIFSGAGEIMASPMSPMSILGARLARLTTEPDLLISDGEALFLAETPPIGGKAPIEGWIPFRKVFDVVASGRRHVVMGANQIDRFGNQNLSAFGALQRPTRQMFGVRGAPGNTINHATSYWVSRHTSRVFTDRVDIVSGVGYDKIDPSNPAFRFHHLHRVVTNLGVFDFAGPDHTMRARSLHPGVTVAEVAENTGFEIAGLADAGETRLPTDEELRLIRDVLDPKKLRETEVPA